A single genomic interval of Shewanella psychropiezotolerans harbors:
- a CDS encoding EscU/YscU/HrcU family type III secretion system export apparatus switch protein, producing MSNESTEPKKYPPTEKKLKDLMKKGQFPKTELAEPTMELVVFTVVFIGAIYLVFQSANDWLEVMLYADISTGFGILYSVIAWGIFILFMVKLIMAAISWVLINKTVFSTESLGLKMEKISPVTGAKNIFGIEAISRSLRKVLELIFLLFLLKYVSDVGGSELNTLAQVNNTSYFIYNLMLYIGLVSMLFFVYGVSLGCIDLMVERYHFNRKNRMTFTEMKNEMKETEGSPEMKSERKRQMREVMDTPITKGRSPTFAIANPTHILVPICYDRLIDKVPVVLQISTESLALEERRRLEGLNIPILEHKGLARAFYKSMRTGEDFIPKAFYRDIAFILLELNRHKDAKTV from the coding sequence ATGTCAAATGAATCTACTGAACCTAAAAAGTATCCACCGACAGAGAAGAAGCTCAAAGATTTAATGAAAAAGGGTCAGTTTCCTAAAACTGAATTGGCCGAGCCTACGATGGAATTAGTGGTATTTACAGTGGTATTTATCGGTGCAATTTATCTGGTGTTTCAATCGGCCAATGATTGGTTAGAGGTGATGTTATATGCCGATATATCAACTGGTTTTGGGATTCTTTATTCGGTTATTGCTTGGGGGATCTTCATCTTGTTTATGGTTAAGCTCATTATGGCGGCTATCAGTTGGGTCTTGATTAATAAAACTGTATTCAGTACTGAGTCTTTGGGCCTTAAAATGGAAAAAATAAGCCCAGTGACGGGGGCTAAAAATATTTTTGGGATTGAGGCTATATCCCGCTCTTTGCGTAAGGTCCTCGAACTAATCTTTTTATTGTTTCTCTTGAAGTATGTATCGGATGTCGGGGGGAGCGAGTTAAATACCTTGGCGCAAGTCAATAACACCTCCTATTTCATTTACAACTTAATGTTATATATCGGGCTGGTTTCAATGCTTTTTTTTGTGTACGGAGTCAGTCTTGGATGTATAGATTTGATGGTTGAGCGTTATCACTTTAACCGCAAAAATAGAATGACATTTACGGAAATGAAAAATGAGATGAAAGAAACCGAAGGTTCACCGGAAATGAAGTCGGAGCGAAAGCGGCAAATGCGTGAGGTCATGGACACTCCTATAACAAAAGGACGTAGTCCAACCTTTGCGATTGCGAATCCGACGCATATTTTGGTGCCAATTTGTTATGACCGTTTGATAGATAAAGTCCCTGTGGTGTTACAGATTAGTACGGAATCACTTGCACTGGAAGAGCGACGAAGATTGGAGGGGCTTAATATTCCGATTTTGGAGCATAAGGGACTTGCAAGGGCGTTTTATAAGAGCATGCGAACAGGAGAAGACTTTATACCTAAAGCATTTTATCGTGATATCGCATTTATTCTATTGGAATTGAATAGGCATAAAGATGCAAAGACTGTTTAA
- a CDS encoding winged helix-turn-helix domain-containing protein: MTRNYALGNQMIFDVLKRQISAGKQIINIGGREAAILKLLCDKENRVISKDEINDKVWGKVFVNETSLTKAISNLRRSLAQFDSLACEIKTIPKEGYMLILDEGLTGISIAEEPLVLEVKNVMKSNKLHFNTPMQAPPSIHTVGIQRTELMVMILLCFFSALFAAMLTTGVTMILR; encoded by the coding sequence ATGACAAGAAATTACGCATTAGGAAACCAGATGATTTTCGATGTGCTTAAAAGGCAAATTAGTGCGGGTAAACAAATCATTAACATCGGTGGGCGAGAGGCAGCAATACTTAAATTGCTATGCGACAAAGAAAACCGAGTGATCAGTAAAGATGAAATCAATGACAAGGTGTGGGGTAAAGTGTTTGTCAATGAAACTTCCTTAACTAAAGCGATTTCAAACTTGCGTCGATCACTTGCTCAGTTCGACAGTTTGGCTTGTGAGATCAAAACGATCCCTAAAGAAGGCTATATGTTAATACTTGATGAAGGGCTTACCGGTATTTCTATAGCGGAAGAGCCTCTTGTGCTTGAAGTAAAAAATGTGATGAAGAGTAACAAGTTACATTTCAATACTCCCATGCAAGCACCACCTTCTATACACACCGTTGGAATACAGCGTACTGAACTCATGGTTATGATTTTATTGTGCTTTTTCTCTGCTTTGTTCGCAGCCATGTTAACTACTGGAGTTACTATGATTTTACGTTAA
- a CDS encoding OmpA family protein produces MQRLFKAGLIVGVFMGLVSCAQDVREDSIVWDHEWKQDIYNLLFTNIDDIDHVRYWVKREPEYVDGSPHQNACIEVAVPAISSKYYLANINTYAFNEVKSCQGDYWLHSNLVSATTEKAFSAELWKSDSGVLIHHTNQDHVRLVFQSLFLVNESVLTPEGKNILIRMIEELRGQPVESLRVYGVADSSGSYSSNRRLANARANSVKYYLQTEGMGDTPIMLRGSVENGLPTATQRISQRRFIIEIKFNYDEK; encoded by the coding sequence ATGCAAAGACTGTTTAAAGCAGGGCTGATTGTAGGAGTGTTTATGGGACTAGTTTCTTGTGCTCAGGATGTCCGAGAGGACTCAATAGTTTGGGATCATGAATGGAAGCAGGATATATATAATTTACTTTTCACCAATATCGATGATATTGACCATGTGCGTTATTGGGTGAAAAGGGAGCCTGAATATGTTGATGGTTCGCCACATCAGAATGCGTGTATTGAAGTAGCTGTACCGGCTATATCAAGTAAGTACTATCTTGCGAATATTAACACCTACGCTTTTAACGAAGTAAAAAGTTGCCAAGGTGACTATTGGCTCCACTCAAATTTAGTCAGTGCGACGACAGAAAAGGCATTTTCCGCAGAGCTGTGGAAATCAGATTCTGGAGTCTTGATCCACCACACTAATCAGGATCATGTACGTTTGGTGTTTCAGAGTTTATTTTTGGTCAATGAATCTGTGCTCACACCAGAAGGAAAGAATATCTTAATTCGCATGATTGAGGAGCTACGGGGTCAGCCAGTGGAAAGCCTACGGGTTTATGGTGTTGCTGATTCGTCAGGCTCTTATTCCAGTAATCGTCGTTTGGCTAATGCACGAGCCAATAGCGTTAAATACTATTTACAAACGGAAGGTATGGGAGATACCCCCATTATGTTACGAGGCAGTGTTGAAAATGGATTGCCAACAGCTACTCAGCGGATATCGCAGCGCCGATTTATTATTGAGATAAAGTTTAATTACGATGAAAAATAA
- a CDS encoding FliM/FliN family flagellar motor switch protein, whose translation MRIAIDVVIANCTMTLDELNRLQHSQLKPVNDFVQSEVLLKSGNELIATGILVKVDEQFYVSIDQVNTLE comes from the coding sequence ATGCGTATTGCGATAGATGTTGTTATTGCTAACTGCACTATGACCTTGGATGAGCTTAATCGACTGCAACATAGTCAACTTAAACCTGTCAACGATTTCGTTCAATCTGAAGTTTTACTTAAAAGCGGTAATGAGTTGATTGCTACCGGGATTCTAGTCAAAGTGGATGAGCAGTTTTATGTTTCCATCGATCAAGTTAATACACTTGAATAG